From the genome of Arvicola amphibius chromosome 9, mArvAmp1.2, whole genome shotgun sequence:
GCATGGCTCGCATGAACCGGCCCGCGCCTGTGGAGGTGAGCTACCGAAACATGCGCTTCCTCATCACGCACAACCCCAGCAATGCCACCCTCAGCACTTTCATCGAGGTGAGTGGGCTGTCGTGGATGGGTGGGTGTCCTGGGTGGCTCAAGGGTGCTGGTGATCAGCTGGGTTTCCTGGAGGTCTGGCTGCATTCAGGCTTGTGGGCACGGGGCATTGGCTAGGCTATGGTCGTCCAGACCCTGGGTGACATGGGCCTCTTTGGAAACTGAGCAAGAAAGAGGTTGGTGGGATGAGGGCTGATGGGGAAATGccctggagacaggcagatggaagATGGGCTGGAAGGGCTACCTCATGGCTAGTCCAGCCCACAGGCTCAGGCTCCAGGGATTCTTGGGGGAAGGAAACGACCTCTGCAGCTAAGCGGTGACATGTGGGGAGTCTACCCGTGTCTGTCGTAGCCACCCTCACTCCACCTCCAGCGTTTTTTCAGAGTCTGTGTGGGGAGTAGAGCTGGAGACTGTCAGCATGGCCTCCCTGGGGCCCTATGCAAGGCTCCTGCTGCAGACCTGGAATTGCTCTCAGAGAGTCTGACGCTGAGTGCTGGGTAGTTTGTGGAATGGACTTTTGTGATTTTAGGTTCTTAGTCCTCCTCTGTGGCATGGGCTTGTGGACATCAAAACAGGAAAGAATGAATAGAGGAAGGCAATGGACACCCTATGTCAGGGAACCTGGGCCCTGGACACCTAGCTGGGTGCTACGCCAGGGAAGATGGCCCCTCTTACTGTTGAGAACCTTGAGATAACAGCAGAGGGGGAGAAAGCACCATGAGTGACCAGGACCAAGGGCGCAGTGTGTGACCTGCATGAAGTTCTGTGTGTGATGAGGATGAAGGCTTAGTGACCAGAATGAAGGAAAAGGGTAGGGGTATGAGGAGGATCAGGGCTCAGCATGTTCCTGGGATGAGGGAGGGTTTGTTGTGTGACCAGGATGAGAGCTCAGTTTGTGACCAGCACGAGGGCTTCCTGACCAGGATAAAGGCTCAGTGTCTGACTAGGGTCAGGGGTCAGACTGGAAGCAGGGTGAGGACTCAGCGTGTGACCAGGATGAGGTTCTACTTTCAGAGCCTACCCCTCTTGCAGCTGAGGTGTCGAGTTGATAGCTGAGTTAATAGCAGGACCCAAGGAGAGACTAGAAAAAAAGTACTGAGCAACCAGGATAGGGGCTCAGCGTGTGATCAGGATGAGACCAGCAAGTGAGAAGAATCGAGGCTCAGTATATGCTAAGGTCAGGGGTCAGAGTGTAAGCGTGATGAGGGTTCAAGGTGTGAGTAGGGTTGGGACCGAGTCCTGAGCTGGATGGTAGCTTTCTCCTTCATGGACTCTGCAACGTCCCCATGGTCTCTGAGGCTCCCATAGTCTCTGAAGTCGATGCTCCCCCGTTTTCCTTGCGCTCTCAGAATAGTAGGGTCCTGGCCTTGCTGTGTCTGGTGTTCCCATCTCATGGCCAGCAAGACCCAGTCATACCTCACCATTCCCAAAATACCCACTGGAAGCAGGTAGGTGGGGGCTGGCCCTGCTTGTGTCTCTGGGTATAAATACCCCATGTTGGCTGTGAGCTGCATGAACTTTCCTCTGAAGGGATGGGGCTTCCCCAGTGGTGTGTGGTGCCACCCTGCTGACTCTGAGTCTCCAGCCCCTGAGGTTTGCTTGCTGGAGACTCCAAAGGGCCTTTGTGGAACACACTCATGCAGCCCAGGAAGGGCGGGCTGTGCAGATGCAAGGGGGCTCCCTGAGGCCTGGGCCACCCTTCTGAGGACTGAGTGACTTAATTGGAGAGCGAGGCCTTGCTGCTGAGACCTTTTGCCCTGGGTGCTGCAGCGGTGTGAGGGACAAGACAGGGCTGAAATCATGGTGGTTGAACATGTTAGTGAATACAGGTGGGCTCCTTAGCGTCTCCACGTTGGACAGGGTCAGGTGACCCGGAAGCACCAGCAGAGGTTACTCTGCCAGTCACTAAGCCTTCAGGCCTACCTGCTGGTTTATGAAGTCTGCTTGTCTCAGAGGCTTCGGGGCTCCAGAGGGGCAGGCAGACCTTTGGGGACTCAGCATGGGCAGAGCTCTAGGCTGAAATCTGAACCACCCGGTGTTTTCCCTCTTCCTACCCCAGGACCTGAAGAAGTATGGGGCTACCACCGTGGTGCGTGTGTGCGAAGTGACCTACGATAAGACCCCTCTGGAGAAGGACGGCATCACCGTTGTGGTGAGGGACATGTAGCTCTGGGCACTGTGACTGTCTGGACAGTAGATTTGGGGCTCTTCACTGTGAGGCTGGGTCCTCTGCTGCTGCCTGATGCATCCTGGGCTCTCTGCCTGGGCTGGTGTTCGGGGCAGATGACTGACAGAGTCGTCTCCACGGCACCTACCTTCCCAGACTATCCCCCGAGGTCAGATTGCACATGGTCAGTGCTCTTGGCTGTAGTTTCTAAACACCTGGCTTGTCTGTGTTGGGGCCTGTGGGTCCTCTTAGGTGCTCCGAGTCCATTGGCAGCCTGTAGcatctgtgtggtttcttttcaGAGCAATTGAGCTTGGAGTCAGATATTCTCTGAGACCACAGCTAGAAGTAGGAGGGCGCACATGAGGAGAGGTCTTTCCCTAATGGTGCTGCCTCCCCACCTGCACTGTGGATTGGGGTTGGGCCTTGCTGGCTCTGGCTGGTTAAGATGGAGACCCTCTTGTACAGATAGGTAGGGCTCAGCAGGTGCTTGCCTGGCTTCCCTGCGGCTTCCGGGGCCCTCTGTTCAGCCTCTCATCGCCTGCCTTGTGGGAGCCTGTCTCCTGGCAGCCGTGAGTCCCAGGAGACcatgtgcagaggccatgggtaGGGATCCTAGCTGCTGTTTCCTTGGCGTCCTGACCCTGGGGGCTGAGTGGCGGAGGGGTAGCCTTGTAGAACTGGTTGTGGTGTTTGGAGGCTCAGAGCAGAGCCAGTTTCTGGGCATAAGGCCTCTCTTCCCGGTGTGGAGCCTGGATGAGTCAGGCCTCGTGCAACAGACCCAGACTGACTGTGCTGAGGCCTTGGTGTCCTGCCCTCCACACCAGAGTGACCCTGGGCTACTCCTCTGTGAGGACCGTGTGTTGACGGGGTCTCATATCCACTGCATGGCAGTTTGtagaggagggaggaggttgGGGTCACCCAGGCCTGGGAGGAATTCCTGCCGTGGACTCTTTCCTGCTGTGAGATCCTACAGGCTGTTTTGACCCTCAAGGGCCTCCCATAGTGTGGGTGTTTAGGGGAGTGTGAGACAAAGGCCTGTCAGCATCTCAGTATGAGGTTCCCCAGCTGATCTCCCTTTCTTAGGAGAGACTTGGGTTAGACTTAGGACAGCCACATAAGCTGGTGACCTCCAGGAGCTGCCGAGAGGTAGAGAGACCCCAAGAGCTACCCTCCATCAACTAGCTCCTGCAGACCCATGCTGGTTCTCCCTGGAACCAATGGGTCCAAGTCTGGACCCATAGGTGATGGGTCTCACCTCTATCTTCTCCACACTATGCCCTGGCATACCCTGGGCTGGAGCTTTCTCCATGTGGgcccgcctcctcctccttcctagaaCCCTGAGGGACAGGGGAAGGAAAGCTAACATCCATAGGGCAAGTCCTTAAGCATCTTCCTCCATAGGACTGGCCCTTTGATGACGGGGCGCCCCCTCCTGGCAAGGTGGTGGAGGACTGGCTGAGCCTGCTGAAGGCCAAGTTCTACAATGACCCGGGCAGCTGCGTGGCTGTGCACTGTGTGGCGGGTCTGGGAAGGTGAGTGATGGGTGGTGCTCCCGACCCCGTTGCCGCTGGGAGCTCAACTTGTGCTTCTGTGATCTGACTTCATTGTTTTGTGAGTTTGGATGTGGGCCATATCCACTTGACCTTTTTAAGTCCCCGGGTTCCCAGGCAAGTCCTTTCCCAGCCTGGCAGGATCCACTAGGATCCAGTCACTGCGCCTCATGCAGCAAAAGAGCTGCTGCGGAGACATACTGGTCACCCAGGCCTGACCCCTGTTTGAGGAGAAACAGCTGCCCACACTAGCTGGAAATGACCCAGGCGAGGGAGCATCCCCGATGCTCCTATTGCAGGAGGACTGGAGGGCAGGCTCAATAGCCAGTATGCTCGTAGCTCTTGTTCTAGGAGTTTAGGCCCAGAGAGGTTGTCTACATCGCCCCAGGTTGTACAGGAGGGACAAGGGGAACCAGACTAGAGCAGCTAGTTGAGCTGTTTGGAGTCTGTATCCTCCATGGGCAAGCAGAGGGACTTGGGGGGTAATCAGGCTCTCACATGTCCACCTTTGTCAGGTGGCCCGAGGCAGGGGCGAGATGGGGTATGGGGTCTCAGATAACCTCAGCTCTGCTTGTTCCCGCAGGGCTCCAGTGCTCGTGGCTCTTGCCCTTATTGAGAGCGGGATGAAGTATGAGGATGCCATCCAGTTCATCCGACAGTGAGTAGCAGGGGGTGGGGATGGCACATAGGGCTCTATGATGGATCTCGGCAGCTGGGCGGGGCTTAGGCTGCTGGCCTCTCCTGCCCCTCATCTCTTCTGTAGCTAGgtccctcctctctgccctttctGGCTGCTCCCAAGCTGGTACCTCCTTGTGGTATGGTAGACTTCCTGGAGGACCTGTCTTTTTGATCTTCCAGGCAAGGACTGAACAGTTGATGCTGCAGCCCTAGCCTGTGGTGTGcgtgtgcgggtgtgtgtgtgtgtgtgtgtgtgtgccataacCACTGTGGATATGTGGACGGCTTTGTGCTGCCTGAAATAGGCACAGCCATCTCTTCTCCCTGGGCAGGCCCTGTAAGACTGTAGCAGTATGGGCCTACTAGCCTGCATGCATCCTTAGGGGAGCCTGGACTATACAGATGGCTATGCAACCTAAAGAGCTATGCTTAACACAGGCACACAGCTCTCTGTACCTTGGTACAGCACTGTGGCTAGCTAGCCTAGCCGGCTAGCTAGGGTGAGATGTGCCCCCAGCCTTTCCAAGCCCAGCAACCCCAGCCTCTCCCAGAGCCCCAGCTTAGCCTACTTCCTGTGGGTCTATCCACTTCAGTTCCCCCAGAGTCCCACGGGGTCTGAAGTTTCCTGAGGGAAATCAAGGTGTCCAAGGCAGGCTTACTGACCCTCCGTCCCTGTCTGCAGGAAGCGCCGTGGGGCCATCAACAGCAAGCAGCTCACCTACTTGGAGAAGTACCGGCCTAAGCAGAGACTGCGGTTCAAAGACCCACACACGCACAAGACTAGATGCTGTGTCATGTAGCTCAGGCC
Proteins encoded in this window:
- the Ptp4a3 gene encoding protein tyrosine phosphatase type IVA 3, with product MARMNRPAPVEVSYRNMRFLITHNPSNATLSTFIEDLKKYGATTVVRVCEVTYDKTPLEKDGITVVDWPFDDGAPPPGKVVEDWLSLLKAKFYNDPGSCVAVHCVAGLGRAPVLVALALIESGMKYEDAIQFIRQKRRGAINSKQLTYLEKYRPKQRLRFKDPHTHKTRCCVM